From one Novosphingobium sp. genomic stretch:
- a CDS encoding ATP-binding cassette domain-containing protein: protein MAAAPILSWEGLGLIQGSGWLFQGLDINIAPRDRLALIGRNGAGKSTILKLIAGTVEGDKGKRSVQPGTRVITLEQAPDFTGCETLMDYCLRAPDAPPRHEVESIAGQLGIDLSRNAASASGGEQRRAAICRALASEPDLLLLDEPTNHLDLDAIDWLESWLQRYNGAFVVISHDRTFLTRLTKATLWLDRGSLRRREIGFGGYEAWEDQVYAEEARAAERMDAKLKIEEHWKERGVTARRKRNMGRLEKLYEMREARAAMMTPQGVAKMQITGDGSKTKSVIVADKIVKRFGDRTVIKDFSLRIQRGDRIGLVGGNGAGKSTLLKMLIGELEPDEGTVTLAQSLSAVVIDQQRSLLSPDKRVRDIVAEGSDWVDVRGTRKHIHGYLKDFLFDPGLVEARVGTLSGGERSRLLLAREFARFSNLLVLDEPTNDLDLETLDLLQEVISDYDGTVLIVSHDRDFLDRTVTVTLGLDGSGKVDIVAGGYADWQKQRTQRNAVKPKADTGEKAPPPPPMPVKKGKLSYKDQRDYDLLPARIEQLEGDMVKLETALADPALYTSDPKRFAQLTAGLDKARAEKDAAEERWLELAEMVEG, encoded by the coding sequence ATGGCAGCAGCACCTATTCTCAGCTGGGAAGGGCTTGGTCTCATTCAGGGATCGGGTTGGCTTTTTCAGGGTCTCGACATCAACATCGCCCCGCGTGACCGGCTGGCGCTGATTGGCCGCAATGGCGCGGGCAAATCCACGATCCTGAAGCTGATCGCGGGCACGGTGGAGGGTGACAAGGGCAAGCGCTCGGTCCAGCCCGGCACGCGTGTGATCACGCTGGAGCAGGCGCCCGATTTCACCGGCTGCGAAACGCTGATGGATTATTGTCTGCGCGCGCCCGACGCCCCGCCCCGCCATGAGGTGGAATCGATCGCGGGCCAGCTTGGCATCGACCTGTCGCGCAACGCCGCCAGCGCCAGCGGCGGTGAGCAGCGCCGCGCCGCGATCTGCCGGGCTCTGGCCAGCGAGCCCGATCTGCTGCTGCTCGACGAGCCGACCAACCATCTCGACCTCGACGCCATCGACTGGCTGGAAAGCTGGCTGCAGCGTTATAACGGCGCATTTGTGGTCATCAGCCACGACCGTACCTTCCTCACCCGCCTGACCAAGGCGACCTTGTGGCTGGATCGCGGTTCGCTGCGCCGCCGCGAGATCGGCTTTGGTGGCTACGAGGCCTGGGAAGATCAGGTCTATGCCGAGGAGGCCCGCGCCGCCGAGCGGATGGACGCCAAGCTCAAGATCGAGGAGCACTGGAAGGAGCGCGGCGTGACCGCGCGCCGCAAGCGCAACATGGGCCGCCTCGAAAAGCTCTATGAAATGCGCGAGGCGCGCGCGGCGATGATGACGCCGCAGGGCGTGGCCAAGATGCAGATCACCGGCGATGGCTCGAAAACCAAATCGGTGATCGTGGCCGACAAGATCGTGAAGCGATTCGGGGATCGCACCGTCATCAAGGACTTTTCCCTGCGCATTCAGCGCGGTGACCGCATCGGTCTGGTCGGCGGCAATGGCGCTGGCAAATCCACGTTGTTGAAGATGCTGATCGGCGAGTTGGAGCCCGATGAGGGCACGGTGACGCTGGCGCAATCGCTCTCCGCCGTGGTGATCGACCAGCAGCGCAGCCTGCTCAGCCCCGACAAGCGCGTGCGCGATATCGTGGCCGAGGGCAGCGATTGGGTCGACGTGCGCGGCACCCGCAAGCATATCCACGGCTATCTGAAAGACTTCCTCTTCGACCCCGGTCTGGTCGAGGCGCGGGTCGGCACGCTGTCGGGCGGCGAGCGTTCGCGCCTGTTGCTGGCACGTGAATTCGCGCGCTTTTCCAACCTGCTGGTGCTGGACGAGCCGACCAACGATCTCGATCTGGAAACGCTCGACCTGCTGCAGGAGGTGATTTCCGATTACGACGGCACCGTGCTGATCGTCAGCCATGACCGCGATTTCCTCGACCGCACCGTGACCGTCACGCTGGGGCTGGACGGCAGCGGCAAGGTGGACATCGTGGCGGGCGGCTATGCCGATTGGCAGAAGCAGCGCACCCAGCGCAATGCGGTCAAGCCCAAGGCCGATACGGGTGAAAAGGCCCCGCCCCCGCCGCCGATGCCGGTGAAGAAGGGCAAGCTGAGCTACAAGGATCAGCGCGATTACGATCTGCTGCCCGCGCGCATCGAGCAGCTTGAGGGCGATATGGTGAAGCTGGAGACGGCTCTGGCCGATCCGGCGCTTTACACCAGCGATCCAAAGCGGTTTGCCCAACTCACCGCCGGGCTGGACAAGGCGCGCGCCGAAAAGGATGCCGCCGAGGAACGCTGGCTGGAACTGGCGGAAATGGTGGAAGGCTGA
- the secD gene encoding protein translocase subunit SecD, translated as MLDFPRWKQLWLWFIALAAMAAAVPSFVSFAGYAWPAALPNPKINLGLDLAGGSHLLLEANPDQVTALRLESKEEEVRNALKKASHPVQIGDISNKDGSLSFMVSNPADVDAAREAVLPLTNGAGLSGQRDWDIKVVDTTRIVLTPTKAGIDQAVSDAMSVATEVIRKRIDALGTREPTIIRQGADRIVVQVPGLKDPTALKELLGKTAKLEFKLVDTTASPTDVQSGIAPPGDEIVPYASGAGAMAVKRLGGIKGDQLASAKQVFEQQTGEAQVQINFNQAGGEKFAALTSANVNKPFAIILDGKVLSAPNINQAILGGTAVISGSFTVQSATQLAIALNSGALPVDLKVVEERTVGPDLGADSIQKGAIAMGVGTLAVVVFMAVTYGRFGMYANAAVIINVIMILGIMAVFSTTLTLPGIAGFVLTIGAAVDANVLINERIREERHRGRKVFQAVELGYKEASRTIFDANITHIISAVLMFVLGSGPIKGFAVVLMIGIVTSVFTSVYLTRMWVALWLRKARPNDITI; from the coding sequence ATGCTCGATTTTCCCCGCTGGAAACAGCTCTGGTTATGGTTCATCGCGCTGGCGGCGATGGCGGCGGCTGTGCCGTCCTTCGTGTCCTTTGCCGGTTACGCATGGCCTGCCGCTCTGCCCAACCCCAAGATCAATCTGGGGCTCGACCTTGCCGGCGGCAGCCACTTGCTGCTGGAGGCCAACCCCGATCAGGTGACGGCGCTGCGCCTCGAATCCAAAGAGGAAGAGGTCCGCAACGCCCTGAAAAAGGCGAGCCACCCCGTCCAGATCGGTGACATCTCGAACAAGGACGGTTCGCTCAGCTTCATGGTGAGCAACCCGGCCGATGTCGATGCCGCGCGCGAAGCCGTGCTGCCGCTGACCAATGGCGCCGGGCTTTCGGGCCAGCGCGACTGGGACATCAAGGTGGTGGACACCACCCGCATCGTGCTGACGCCCACCAAGGCGGGCATCGATCAGGCCGTTTCGGACGCGATGAGCGTGGCCACCGAGGTGATCCGCAAGCGTATCGACGCGCTGGGCACCCGTGAGCCGACCATCATCCGTCAGGGCGCCGACCGCATCGTGGTGCAGGTGCCGGGCCTGAAGGACCCGACCGCTTTGAAGGAACTGCTGGGCAAGACCGCCAAGCTGGAGTTCAAGCTGGTCGACACCACCGCCTCGCCCACCGATGTGCAGTCGGGCATCGCCCCTCCCGGTGACGAGATCGTGCCCTATGCCAGCGGCGCCGGGGCCATGGCGGTCAAGCGTCTGGGCGGCATCAAGGGCGATCAGCTCGCCAGCGCCAAGCAGGTCTTCGAACAGCAGACCGGTGAAGCGCAGGTGCAGATCAACTTCAACCAGGCCGGCGGCGAGAAATTCGCCGCCCTGACCAGCGCGAACGTCAACAAGCCCTTCGCCATCATTCTGGACGGCAAGGTGCTTTCCGCGCCCAACATCAACCAGGCGATCCTGGGCGGCACTGCCGTTATCTCGGGCAGCTTCACGGTGCAGAGCGCCACCCAGCTGGCGATCGCGCTCAATTCGGGCGCGTTGCCGGTGGACCTCAAGGTCGTGGAAGAGCGCACCGTCGGGCCCGACCTTGGCGCCGATTCGATCCAGAAGGGTGCCATCGCCATGGGCGTGGGCACGCTGGCGGTGGTGGTGTTCATGGCCGTGACCTATGGCCGCTTCGGCATGTATGCCAATGCGGCTGTCATCATCAACGTCATCATGATCCTTGGCATCATGGCGGTGTTCAGCACCACGCTGACCCTGCCGGGCATCGCCGGTTTCGTGCTGACCATCGGCGCGGCGGTCGACGCCAACGTGCTGATCAACGAACGCATCCGCGAGGAACGCCACCGGGGCCGCAAGGTCTTCCAGGCGGTGGAGCTGGGTTACAAGGAAGCCAGCCGCACCATCTTCGACGCCAACATCACCCATATCATCTCGGCCGTGCTGATGTTCGTGCTGGGGTCGGGCCCGATCAAGGGCTTTGCCGTGGTGCTGATGATCGGCATCGTCACCTCGGTGTTCACCTCCGTCTATCTCACCCGCATGTGGGTGGCGCTGTGGCTGCGCAAGGCGCGCCCCAACGACATTACGATCTAA
- a CDS encoding glycosyltransferase — MTNPPLRILSISTLFPAPVRPAFGGFVANQMKAVAAGGQADVTVINPIGLPPFPLARREPYATLAQCPAQSELGGLTVYHPRFTLIPLIGGDSNPGRIARAILPLVRRLHAEAPFDVVDAQFFFPDGPAAAIVARALGLPLTIKARGSDIHYWATRPKALAQIRAAGTQAAGMLAVSGALKADMAAFGLPEDKITVHYTGLDHQRFKVTPRAQARASFSEIALPEGAPLFVTPGALIAIKGQGLALSALAQIPQAHLALAGKGADEAALRDQAQQLGIAERVHVLGQVSHDRLPLLMSAADAVVLPSEREGLANVWIEALACGTPLVIPPIGGAAEVVKAPSAGRLAERTPDAIAQALRALLADPPAQQDVAANAASFSWQANAQAITSFWNAIAR; from the coding sequence ATGACCAACCCGCCCTTGCGCATCCTCTCGATCAGCACGCTGTTTCCCGCCCCGGTGCGCCCGGCGTTCGGCGGCTTTGTTGCCAATCAGATGAAGGCGGTGGCGGCTGGCGGGCAGGCCGATGTGACGGTCATCAACCCCATCGGCCTGCCGCCCTTCCCGCTCGCGCGGCGGGAGCCCTATGCCACGCTGGCGCAGTGCCCGGCGCAGTCCGAGCTTGGCGGGCTGACGGTTTACCATCCCCGTTTCACGCTGATCCCGCTGATCGGCGGCGACAGCAATCCGGGACGGATCGCCCGCGCCATCCTGCCTCTGGTCCGGCGCCTGCATGCGGAGGCGCCTTTCGATGTGGTGGATGCGCAGTTCTTCTTCCCCGATGGCCCGGCAGCGGCCATCGTCGCCAGGGCGCTGGGTCTGCCGCTGACGATCAAGGCGCGTGGGTCGGATATTCACTACTGGGCCACGCGCCCCAAGGCTCTGGCGCAGATTCGCGCGGCGGGGACCCAAGCTGCCGGGATGCTGGCGGTGTCGGGGGCGCTCAAGGCCGATATGGCCGCTTTCGGCCTGCCCGAGGACAAGATCACCGTCCATTACACCGGGCTGGATCATCAGCGCTTCAAGGTGACCCCGCGCGCGCAGGCTCGCGCCTCGTTCAGCGAGATCGCCCTGCCCGAAGGCGCGCCGCTTTTCGTAACCCCCGGTGCACTGATCGCCATCAAGGGTCAGGGGCTGGCGCTTTCGGCTCTGGCGCAGATCCCGCAAGCCCATCTCGCGCTGGCCGGGAAAGGCGCGGATGAGGCCGCCCTGCGCGATCAAGCGCAACAGTTGGGCATCGCCGAACGCGTCCATGTCCTTGGGCAAGTCAGCCATGACCGCCTGCCCCTGCTGATGAGCGCCGCCGACGCCGTGGTGCTCCCCAGCGAGCGCGAAGGCCTCGCCAATGTCTGGATCGAGGCGCTGGCCTGCGGCACGCCTCTGGTGATCCCGCCCATCGGCGGCGCGGCGGAGGTGGTGAAGGCCCCCAGCGCGGGCCGTCTGGCCGAGCGTACGCCGGACGCCATTGCTCAGGCTCTGCGGGCGCTTCTGGCCGATCCTCCGGCCCAGCAGGATGTTGCCGCCAATGCCGCCTCTTTCAGTTGGCAGGCCAACGCTCAGGCCATCACCAGCTTCTGGAACGCCATCGCCCGCTGA
- a CDS encoding chorismate mutase, whose translation MSDLSATSDPVLAGFRNSIDNIDAALIHMLAERFRITKAVGAYKAEHELPASDPGREERQIERLRKLAEDAHLDPDFGEKFLRFIIDEVIRHHEQAKQVG comes from the coding sequence ATGTCCGATCTCTCCGCCACGTCCGACCCGGTGCTTGCCGGTTTCCGCAACAGCATCGACAACATCGATGCCGCGCTGATTCACATGCTGGCCGAGCGATTTCGCATCACCAAGGCCGTGGGCGCCTACAAGGCCGAGCACGAACTGCCCGCCAGCGACCCCGGCCGCGAGGAGCGCCAGATCGAGCGCCTGCGCAAGCTGGCCGAGGATGCGCATCTCGATCCGGATTTCGGGGAAAAGTTCCTGCGCTTCATCATCGATGAAGTGATCCGCCATCATGAGCAGGCCAAGCAGGTTGGTTGA
- the secF gene encoding protein translocase subunit SecF, giving the protein MRLLKLVPDHTNIHFLKWQWPTTIISVALMVLSWVLIFTHGLNLGVDFVGGQMIRVTFTQSASAPTAQLRSEVEALGFGEPIIQTFGAPNEISIRLRLPEGSDKNPAAAEAMAKTVTAKVKSAHADARIDGIDSVSGKVSGELGTVAIKALGAAALAISIFIWYRFEWQFGVGALISLIHDVTLVLGLFAITQMEFDLTTVAAILTVIGYSLNDTIVVYDRIRENLKKFRKMPLPELLDLSVNETLARTVVTSGTMLITLLALALLGPKVIFGFSAALILGIFVCTYSSIYAAAPMLIWLKVTPSSFVDTESKLDRQERLAREQR; this is encoded by the coding sequence ATGCGCCTGCTCAAACTCGTTCCCGATCACACCAACATCCACTTTCTGAAGTGGCAGTGGCCCACCACCATCATCAGCGTCGCGCTGATGGTGCTGAGCTGGGTGCTGATTTTCACGCATGGCCTCAATCTGGGCGTGGACTTCGTGGGTGGCCAGATGATCCGCGTCACCTTCACCCAGAGCGCTTCGGCCCCGACCGCGCAATTGCGCAGCGAGGTGGAAGCGCTGGGTTTCGGTGAGCCGATCATCCAGACCTTTGGCGCCCCCAACGAGATCTCGATCCGCCTGCGCCTGCCCGAAGGCTCCGACAAGAACCCCGCCGCCGCCGAGGCCATGGCCAAGACCGTCACCGCCAAGGTGAAGTCTGCCCATGCCGACGCGCGCATCGATGGCATCGATTCGGTCTCGGGCAAGGTCTCGGGCGAGCTGGGCACCGTTGCCATCAAGGCGCTGGGCGCGGCGGCCCTCGCGATCTCGATCTTCATCTGGTATCGCTTTGAATGGCAGTTCGGCGTTGGCGCACTGATCAGCCTTATTCACGACGTGACGCTGGTGCTGGGCCTGTTTGCCATCACCCAGATGGAATTCGACCTGACCACCGTGGCCGCGATCCTGACGGTGATCGGCTATTCACTCAACGACACCATCGTGGTCTATGACCGCATCCGCGAGAATCTGAAGAAATTCCGCAAGATGCCTCTGCCCGAGCTGCTGGACCTCTCGGTCAACGAGACTCTGGCGCGCACCGTGGTAACCTCGGGCACGATGCTGATCACGCTGCTGGCGCTGGCGCTGCTGGGCCCCAAGGTGATCTTCGGCTTCTCGGCCGCGCTCATCCTGGGCATTTTCGTCTGCACCTATTCCTCGATCTATGCCGCGGCCCCGATGCTGATCTGGCTGAAGGTGACGCCCTCCAGCTTCGTCGACACCGAGAGCAAGCTGGACCGTCAGGAAAGGCTGGCGCGCGAACAGCGCTGA
- a CDS encoding helix-turn-helix transcriptional regulator: MINRIRDIRKQKGLTLADVAARCVPATTAQTIGRLETGTRNLSLVWMNRIAAALEVEPEVLVRSETDSQTRIVARLVESGAEALTAPRDAILPTALSGDATLVAMTVEVSAGEYRAGDQIWLRHISAEDYSRLVNRDVLAPRPGGRFAFGRLIDRDDHRVALLPPGVGQRQMVIDNPPWLAVAEMLVRRL; encoded by the coding sequence ATGATTAACCGCATCCGCGATATCCGTAAGCAGAAGGGCCTGACCCTGGCCGATGTGGCCGCGCGCTGCGTGCCCGCCACCACGGCGCAGACGATCGGCCGACTCGAGACCGGCACGCGCAACCTCTCGCTGGTGTGGATGAACCGCATCGCCGCCGCGCTGGAGGTCGAGCCCGAGGTGCTGGTGCGCTCGGAAACCGACAGCCAGACGCGCATCGTCGCCCGCCTCGTCGAAAGCGGCGCAGAGGCGCTGACCGCCCCGCGCGACGCGATCCTGCCCACAGCCCTGTCGGGCGATGCCACGCTGGTCGCCATGACCGTGGAGGTCAGCGCGGGCGAATATCGCGCCGGGGACCAGATCTGGCTGCGGCATATCTCGGCGGAGGATTATTCGCGCCTCGTCAACCGCGACGTGCTGGCGCCCCGCCCCGGTGGCCGCTTCGCCTTCGGTCGCCTGATCGACCGCGACGACCACCGCGTCGCCCTGCTGCCGCCCGGCGTGGGGCAGCGCCAGATGGTGATCGACAATCCGCCATGGCTGGCCGTGGCCGAAATGCTGGTGCGCAGGCTCTGA
- a CDS encoding polyprenyl synthetase family protein, whose translation MTAQIIPLRGQKGDTPAKPSLDPILALTAPGMNAVNAVILDRMQSEIPLIPALAGHLISGGGKRMRPMLTIACAELIGYQGNRHHKLAAAVEFIHTATLLHDDVVDGSDLRRGKETANIVFGNPATVLVGDFLFSRAFELMVEDGSLKVLKILAGASAIIAEGEVDQLTAQRQIETSEERYLSIIGAKTAALFCAACRIAAVVAERGEAEERALDDYGRNLGIAFQLADDAIDYDSDAHEMGKAKGDDFRDGKMTLPVILAYARGNDEERQFWRDAIAGFCTSDEDLAHAVKLIAKYDTVSATRERARHFAQRAIDAIAGFPASEARAAMGEAALFAVSRRY comes from the coding sequence ATGACTGCCCAGATTATCCCCCTCCGCGGCCAGAAGGGCGACACGCCCGCCAAGCCCTCGCTCGACCCCATCCTGGCGCTGACCGCGCCGGGCATGAACGCCGTGAACGCGGTGATTCTCGACCGGATGCAGAGCGAGATTCCGCTGATTCCCGCGCTGGCCGGGCATCTGATCTCGGGCGGGGGCAAGCGCATGCGCCCTATGCTGACGATCGCCTGCGCCGAGCTGATCGGCTATCAGGGCAACCGCCACCACAAGCTGGCCGCCGCCGTGGAGTTCATCCACACCGCCACGCTGCTGCATGACGATGTGGTCGATGGCTCGGATCTGCGCCGGGGCAAGGAAACCGCCAACATCGTCTTCGGCAATCCCGCCACGGTGCTGGTGGGCGATTTCCTCTTCAGCCGCGCTTTCGAGCTGATGGTGGAAGACGGCAGCCTGAAGGTGCTGAAGATTCTCGCCGGCGCCAGCGCGATCATCGCCGAGGGCGAGGTCGACCAGCTCACCGCCCAGCGCCAGATCGAGACCAGCGAGGAGCGCTACCTCTCGATCATCGGCGCCAAGACCGCCGCGCTGTTCTGCGCCGCCTGCCGCATCGCCGCCGTCGTGGCCGAGCGCGGCGAGGCCGAAGAACGCGCTCTGGACGACTACGGTCGCAATCTGGGCATCGCCTTCCAGCTGGCCGACGACGCCATCGATTACGACTCGGATGCTCACGAGATGGGCAAGGCCAAGGGCGACGACTTCCGCGACGGCAAGATGACCCTGCCGGTGATCCTGGCCTACGCGCGCGGCAATGACGAGGAGCGCCAGTTCTGGCGCGACGCCATCGCGGGCTTCTGCACCAGCGACGAAGATCTGGCCCACGCGGTGAAGCTGATCGCGAAATATGACACGGTATCGGCGACGCGTGAGCGGGCGCGGCATTTCGCCCAGCGGGCGATTGATGCGATTGCCGGGTTCCCCGCCAGCGAGGCTCGCGCCGCTATGGGCGAGGCGGCTTTGTTCGCGGTTTCTCGCAGGTATTAA
- a CDS encoding response regulator transcription factor, with product MRILIVEDEPTLGPQLKNTLEQNGYAVDLSTDGEDGHFLGATEDYDAVVLDLGLPEIDGLTVLGMWRKEGRTFPVLVLTARDGWSDKVAGLDGGADDYLAKPFQTEELIARLRALIRRASGNSSSELIAGPVRLDTRSGRVTLDGEPVKLTAQEYKLLSYLLHHKGKVVSRTELIEHIYDQDFDRDSNTIEVFVTRIRKKLGSDVITTIRGLGYSLDEPVGQRG from the coding sequence ATGCGCATTCTGATCGTCGAGGACGAACCGACGCTGGGCCCCCAGCTGAAGAACACGCTGGAACAGAACGGCTATGCCGTCGATCTGTCGACCGATGGCGAGGATGGCCATTTCCTGGGCGCCACCGAGGATTACGATGCCGTGGTGCTCGACCTTGGCCTGCCCGAGATCGATGGGCTGACCGTGCTGGGCATGTGGCGCAAGGAAGGCCGCACCTTCCCGGTGCTGGTGCTGACCGCGCGCGATGGCTGGTCGGACAAGGTGGCGGGCCTCGATGGCGGCGCTGACGATTACCTCGCCAAGCCCTTCCAGACCGAAGAGCTGATCGCCCGCCTGCGCGCGCTGATCCGCCGCGCCTCGGGCAATTCCTCCAGCGAGCTGATCGCCGGGCCGGTGCGCCTCGACACGCGTTCGGGCCGCGTCACGCTGGATGGCGAGCCGGTGAAGCTGACCGCGCAGGAGTATAAGCTGCTGTCCTATCTGCTGCATCACAAGGGCAAGGTGGTCAGCCGCACCGAGCTGATCGAGCATATCTACGATCAGGATTTCGACCGCGATTCGAACACGATCGAGGTGTTCGTCACCCGTATCCGCAAGAAGCTGGGTTCGGATGTGATCACCACGATTCGCGGTCTGGGCTACAGCCTGGACGAGCCTGTCGGCCAGCGCGGATAA
- a CDS encoding PepSY domain-containing protein, translating into MSRVSLSRMMVALVLAGGVIAGGLAYGDAAHAGPPDPQTQARQAARSGAVRSLRQIEQEVLPGMSNMQYLGPEYDPAAMAYRLKFIRQGRVVFVDVDARTGQIIHAPPHGR; encoded by the coding sequence ATGAGCAGAGTTTCGCTTTCTCGCATGATGGTGGCGCTGGTGCTGGCGGGCGGTGTGATCGCCGGCGGGCTCGCCTATGGCGATGCGGCGCATGCGGGGCCACCCGATCCGCAGACGCAGGCAAGGCAGGCCGCGCGTTCGGGCGCGGTGCGCTCGCTGCGCCAGATCGAGCAGGAAGTGCTGCCCGGCATGAGCAACATGCAGTATCTGGGCCCCGAATATGATCCGGCCGCCATGGCCTATCGCCTCAAATTCATCCGTCAGGGCCGGGTGGTGTTCGTCGATGTCGACGCGCGCACCGGGCAGATCATCCATGCCCCGCCGCATGGCCGCTGA
- a CDS encoding HAMP domain-containing sensor histidine kinase, translating into MMMIAAVWISILLLTGGFALDSALKSFVTHSFDEQLGNTLTAMVGSTEIGPDGEIFFNRPLGDQRFMEPNSGLYWQITGKGHEDYPSRSLWDRSLKVTSDHFDNTPHIYDSTQFEGEPLRVMERSIILPGSNTVWRFTVAQRRSELDGQIHRIRTILIESFAVLGLGLLLMAAVQSLYGLSPLRRVRLALQEMRSKGSSRVEAPLPLEVQPLVEELNTLLAHNERQAEEARTHAGNLAHALKTPLAVVTTAASAQAPDLAETVLREAAAMRRQVDHHLARARAVGRRGAGQARAGVWGSAEAVVRAVTRLYEQARFDLDGNHEASVAIERQDLDDLMGNLIENAAKYGGGSVFVTVDAAPGDADFCEIWVEDDGLGIPEAERTRIFDRGARLDTGKPGTGLGLAIVRDVVEIYGGTVELGESEDMGGLLVKMKLPRTQG; encoded by the coding sequence ATGATGATGATCGCGGCGGTATGGATCTCGATCCTGCTGCTGACCGGTGGTTTCGCGCTCGATTCGGCGCTGAAATCCTTCGTCACGCACAGCTTCGACGAACAGCTCGGCAACACGCTGACCGCCATGGTCGGCAGCACCGAGATCGGCCCGGACGGCGAGATCTTCTTCAACCGCCCGCTGGGCGATCAGCGCTTTATGGAGCCCAATTCGGGCCTCTATTGGCAGATCACCGGCAAGGGGCATGAGGATTACCCCAGCCGCTCGCTGTGGGACCGCAGCCTGAAGGTCACCAGCGACCATTTCGACAACACGCCCCACATCTACGATTCGACCCAGTTCGAGGGCGAGCCGCTGCGGGTGATGGAGCGCTCGATCATCCTGCCGGGCAGCAACACCGTCTGGCGTTTCACCGTGGCCCAGCGCCGCAGTGAGCTGGACGGCCAGATCCACCGCATCCGCACCATCCTGATCGAGAGCTTTGCCGTGCTGGGCCTGGGCCTGCTGCTGATGGCGGCGGTGCAGAGCCTCTATGGCCTTTCGCCGCTGCGCCGCGTGCGCCTGGCGCTGCAGGAGATGCGCTCGAAGGGCTCCAGCCGGGTGGAGGCGCCGCTGCCGCTGGAAGTGCAGCCGCTGGTGGAAGAGCTGAACACGCTGCTCGCCCATAATGAGCGGCAGGCCGAGGAAGCGCGTACTCACGCCGGCAATCTGGCCCATGCGCTGAAGACGCCGCTGGCGGTGGTGACCACGGCGGCCAGCGCCCAGGCTCCCGATCTGGCCGAAACCGTGCTGCGTGAGGCGGCGGCGATGCGCCGTCAGGTGGACCACCATCTGGCCCGCGCGCGCGCCGTGGGCCGGCGCGGCGCCGGGCAGGCGCGCGCGGGTGTGTGGGGCAGCGCCGAGGCGGTGGTGCGCGCGGTGACGCGGCTCTATGAGCAGGCGCGCTTCGACCTCGACGGCAATCATGAGGCCAGCGTCGCCATCGAGCGGCAGGATCTGGACGATCTGATGGGCAACCTTATCGAGAATGCCGCGAAATATGGCGGGGGCAGCGTGTTCGTCACCGTGGACGCGGCGCCGGGCGACGCGGACTTCTGCGAGATCTGGGTGGAAGATGATGGGCTCGGTATTCCCGAGGCCGAACGCACCCGTATCTTCGACCGCGGCGCGCGGCTGGATACCGGCAAGCCGGGGACCGGGCTGGGGCTGGCCATCGTGCGCGATGTGGTGGAAATCTATGGCGGCACCGTCGAACTCGGCGAGAGCGAGGATATGGGCGGGCTGCTGGTGAAGATGAAACTGCCCCGGACGCAGGGGTAA
- a CDS encoding DUF6456 domain-containing protein gives MRRLLEEREIAAEGIVAAGQGSAASAKQAGSGRGARAVTVNLAESPVSWLHARGHLSDREFAAGEQLRRDFEAAQLAPSISMRWDGVRVKGGANSGLHASERQIAAKARFDGALEAAGKGLGDVLWRVVCAGEALVDAEKALAWPARSGKLVLKLALERVADYHRLP, from the coding sequence ATGAGGCGCCTGCTGGAAGAGCGCGAAATTGCGGCAGAAGGGATCGTTGCAGCAGGGCAGGGCAGCGCTGCATCCGCGAAACAGGCGGGCAGCGGGCGCGGGGCGCGGGCGGTGACGGTTAATCTGGCCGAATCGCCGGTGAGTTGGCTGCATGCGCGCGGCCATCTCAGCGACCGCGAGTTTGCGGCGGGTGAGCAATTGCGCCGCGATTTCGAGGCCGCGCAACTGGCGCCCAGCATCTCGATGCGGTGGGATGGGGTGCGGGTAAAAGGTGGCGCTAACAGCGGCTTGCACGCCAGCGAGCGCCAGATCGCGGCAAAAGCTCGCTTCGATGGCGCGCTGGAGGCCGCGGGCAAGGGGCTGGGCGATGTGCTGTGGCGCGTGGTCTGCGCGGGGGAGGCGCTGGTCGATGCCGAAAAGGCGCTGGCCTGGCCCGCGCGCAGCGGCAAGCTGGTGCTGAAACTGGCGCTGGAAAGGGTGGCGGATTATCACCGCCTGCCATGA